Within the Desulfovibrio oxyclinae DSM 11498 genome, the region CAGCACATGTGCTTGTCGGGCAGCACCACGTTCACGCCCGCCTTGAGCAGCAGGTAGACGGTGGCCATGCCGATGTCGTGTGAGAACAGCGCCGCGCCGCAGCCCGGGAAGTAGAGCACGGTGTCGTCGCGCTTTGCACCCGGCGCCTTGAGCACGAACCCCTTGTCCAACTCCAGCGTCTCGAAGATGTTGCGGAAGTCCATGTGCGGCGTGGGAGACGCGAAGGCCGGGTTCTTGAACCGTCTGCGCCAGTGTGCCGGAAGCAGCCCCACGGCCTTGCTCTGCATGGTTTGTCCCAGCGAAAGCGCCTTGGCAACTTTGGGCAGCCTGCGGGCCGGTTCGTCCGCGATGCGCTCCAGCACGATCTTTTTGACCGGGTGTCCGCTGCGTCCCTTGTAGTCGAGGAACGCGCGCATGCGCAGGGCGGCTCCGGCCGAGTCGATCTTGACCGGACAGACGGCCTGACATTTGCCGCAGGCCGTGCAGTGCTCCATGAGTTCGCGCAGCTTGTCGAGCAGGTGCGGTGCGGGCTGGCCCGTCTGAATCTGGTCGTAGTAGATGGCCTCGATGAGCGCGCCGAGTCCGATGTTCTTGTTGCGCGGATGGTGCATGAGTCCGCTCTGGGGATGGAACATGGGGCAGACCTGCTTGCACTTTCCGCAGCGGGTGCAGGTCTGGATGTCCTTGAGCAGGTTCATGAGGTCTTCCTTGTCCTTCAGCGCGGTCATGTCCAGGTCCTGGATGAGGCGGTTGAAGGAGAAGGTGAACGGTTCACTGGGCAGCTCGCGGCGCGTCAGCTTGCCGGGGTTGAAGATGTTCCGCGGGTCCACCTGATGTTTGTAGGCCGCCAGCGCTCGAATCTTCTCATCGTCGAGATAGTCGATCTTGGTGATGCCGATGCCGTGTTCGCCCGAAACCACGCCGTCCAGTTCGAGGACTTTCTCGAATACCTGTCCTGCGGCTCGGTGCGCTTCCCGGAGCATCTCCGGGTCGTTGGAGTTCACGGGCAGGTTGACGTGGCAGTTGCCGTCGCCGGCGTGCATGTGGTTGGCGATGATCACCCGCTTGGCCTGCAGCTCGTCCCACAGGGCCTTGATGTCGTTGTCCAGCTTGGGATAGCGGTCGCGCAGCTTGGCGAACAGGTACCGGCACTGGGATTCCTGCTCCTGATCGGAAATGTCCGCGAAGGTGATGTCGCCGCGCATGATGGCCTTGCCGCGCTCCAGACCTTCGTCGAGGTCGGGGTCGTTCTGGTCCACGCCGGGCAGGTCGCGCACCCTGTAGAGCGTGCGACGGTAAATGCGGCCAAGATATTCGAGGTTCAGGTTCTCGAGGAAGTCCGAGAAGTCGGGAATGACTTCCAGCGGAATGACGATGTCCTCGTTGATCTTAAAGCCCGAAGTGCGGCGCGAGATTGCCGAGAGCTTGTGGCGGTCTTCCCAGAAGAGCTCGCCTTCCTTGGCGTCGCGTGCGGCGAAGATGTCCACGCCGTCGTAATTGTCGGCAAGCGAGACCACGGTCTCCACGGCCTGATCCAGCGCGTCCTCGTGGTCCGAGTCGAGCTGCATGATGATGACCGAGATGGGTTCGCCCTCATATTTGGAGGTCTTGGGCTTGTACTCGATGGCCTGCACGTACTTGGTGCCGAACTCCTCCAATGCCGAGATCTTCACCAGATCGCCCTCGTCGCGAATGGTGTCGCGAAGGCCAACCACGTCCTTGATGACGTACATGGCGTTTCGCATGGAGCGTCCGTAGAATTCGAGGCAGAGTACCCGAGAATGCTTCGGCCTCGGGTGGCAGATGAGGGTGGCTTCGGTGAAGATGCCGTCCACGCCTTCTTTCTGCACGCCCGGCAGCCCGCCAAGATATTTGTTGGAGACGTCCTTGCCGAGACCGGGGGAGCGGATGTCGCGGCCGCTCAGGGTCACGGTGTCCACGTGCTTGCCGGATTCGTCGTATACGTCGAAGGTGGCGCTGCCATCCTCGAAAACCTTGTGGCGCGGGTGATCCCGGCGGACCACCGTGATGATCTCGCCCTTGGGCGTCACCATGCGGTAGCTCAGGATGTTGTCGATGGTGGTGCCGTATTCGAATGCGAAGGGGCCGCCCGCGTTTTCCGAGAGGTTGCCGCCGATGCTCGAACCGGCCTTGGAGGCGG harbors:
- a CDS encoding FAD-binding and (Fe-S)-binding domain-containing protein, encoding MAHTGPHISISDEQLFSRVFGMVDMEQVAEWPESVRKLASELAAELFMVRYNPFVDPELVRKSVERRLNMSRPLMSGEYPKILSAGIREFWRSFDADTAFRGELVQRLRGFMDRNGIGDDPLHLVQSCTDATDLRMELPMLVLYPETEEQIRRIVKLADEMGFSVIPRGGGTGLTGGAIPTANRSVVLSLARFKKVLDVNPEERTISVETGVITLTAIKAAAEQDLLLTVDPASKAGSSIGGNLSENAGGPFAFEYGTTIDNILSYRMVTPKGEIITVVRRDHPRHKVFEDGSATFDVYDESGKHVDTVTLSGRDIRSPGLGKDVSNKYLGGLPGVQKEGVDGIFTEATLICHPRPKHSRVLCLEFYGRSMRNAMYVIKDVVGLRDTIRDEGDLVKISALEEFGTKYVQAIEYKPKTSKYEGEPISVIIMQLDSDHEDALDQAVETVVSLADNYDGVDIFAARDAKEGELFWEDRHKLSAISRRTSGFKINEDIVIPLEVIPDFSDFLENLNLEYLGRIYRRTLYRVRDLPGVDQNDPDLDEGLERGKAIMRGDITFADISDQEQESQCRYLFAKLRDRYPKLDNDIKALWDELQAKRVIIANHMHAGDGNCHVNLPVNSNDPEMLREAHRAAGQVFEKVLELDGVVSGEHGIGITKIDYLDDEKIRALAAYKHQVDPRNIFNPGKLTRRELPSEPFTFSFNRLIQDLDMTALKDKEDLMNLLKDIQTCTRCGKCKQVCPMFHPQSGLMHHPRNKNIGLGALIEAIYYDQIQTGQPAPHLLDKLRELMEHCTACGKCQAVCPVKIDSAGAALRMRAFLDYKGRSGHPVKKIVLERIADEPARRLPKVAKALSLGQTMQSKAVGLLPAHWRRRFKNPAFASPTPHMDFRNIFETLELDKGFVLKAPGAKRDDTVLYFPGCGAALFSHDIGMATVYLLLKAGVNVVLPDKHMCCGYPLLASGCEEAYKTNRHRNGKAMLDLLVATGKAGLKATTLLTACGTCRESLESHDFSGDLVEPMRHMDAVQFLSERLEGVNCEGDAIYHAACHAEWVDVPKANAPEMYRSALEELTGARTVLSPGCCGESGLGALSSPAIYNRIRERKKGQLREDAGSNKSLPIVVGCPSCKVGISRCLAENRQGNPVLHTVEYLARCVGGPKWKRELKQIMNRVERRGA